One Rissa tridactyla isolate bRisTri1 chromosome 1, bRisTri1.patW.cur.20221130, whole genome shotgun sequence DNA segment encodes these proteins:
- the ZBTB21 gene encoding zinc finger and BTB domain-containing protein 21 — protein MTSNSRWMESRRRRQRARANPERRRRGGQRGGRGWRRSGNIRIMEGLLHYINPAHAISLLSALNEERLKGQLCDVVLIVGDQKFRAHKNVLAASSEYFQTLFTNKENESQSVFQLDFCEPDAFDNVLNYIYSSSLFIEKGSLAAVQELGYSLGISFLTNIVSKSPQAPFPACPVKKILYQDEDESSSQKRSVIVCQNRIEAQVKSINQTQHDLSHTSKPSPSVAVKTSTRPQVTKPTETLHNLSLTERRWLKESPVSYTKLHETSGTVEDQSRGGLVKRNTVLPQMPLAEKEIASDEPGSSGQLLRGKAAEMSLKRLRPPVLSLRGTSESTFLLREAGKGIGQGEDRNLLYYSKLGLVIPSSGSGPENQSIDRSGPLVKSLLRRSLSMDSQVPIYSPSVDLKPSQVSSSSSPGTNDSQKTFNIVSQKSSVKESSEKLVLDEKPQVIHPHRLRSFSASQSTDREVASPLTEVRIKTEPSSPLSDPAEIIRVTVGDASASTNKDFPFKTEDDHKEPSRLPAKRRFQADRRLPFKKQKADEQGSPGSEDNFEEGSSPTHLDADFPDSDVSKDEYSEMEEARPNKKFKCKHCLKIFRSTAGLHRHVNMYHNPEKPYACDICHKRFHTNFKVWTHCQTQHGIVKNPSPASSSHAVLDEKFQRKLIDIVREREIKKALIVKLRRGKQGFQGQSASQAQQVIKRNLRSRTKGAYICTYCGKAYRFLSQFKQHIKMHPGEKPIGGNKGPKQKDHAHIESPVESKEVYQCRLCNAKLSSLIEQGNHERLCRNATICPYCGVRFSSPELKHEHESKCEYKKLTCLECMRTFKSSFSIWRHQVEVHNQNTMAPSENFSLPILDHNGEITSSSRLPPQSESNKMNNFVTAKEDGVFSDSSEQINFDSEDSSCLPEDLSVSKQFKIQIKEEPADDIEDEVTETSREPKEVISNKDAGLWPCEKCGKIFTVRKQLERHQELLCSVKPFICHVCNKAFRTNFRLWSHFQSHMSQAAEESTNKEPEICPPANSPSPPPLPPPPPLPKIQPLEPDSPTGLSESSTTTEKLFVPQESDTLFYHAPPLSAITFKRQYMCKLCHRTFKTAFSLWSHEQTHN, from the coding sequence GAACATCAGAATCATGGAGGGGCTCTTGCATTACATAAATCCAGCACATGCCATTTCACTTCTAAGCGCGCTGAATGAGGAGCGTCTAAAGGGACAGCTGTGTGATGTTGTTCTTATAGTAGGAGATCAGAAATTTCGAGCTCATAAAAATGTTCTGGCTGCCAGCAGTGAATACTTCCAGACTTTGTTCACAAATAAGGAGAATGAGTCTCAGTCGGTGTTTCAACTCGACTTTTGTGAACCAGATGCTTTTGATAATGTGTTAAACTACATTTATTCTTCATCCTTGTTCATTGAAAAAGGCAGTCTTGCAGCTGTGCAAGAACTGGGCTACAGTCTTGGAATATCCTTTCTTACAAACATTGTTTCTAAGAGTCCTCAAGCTCCTTTTCCAGCTTGCCCTGTTAAGAAAATACTGTATCAAGATGAAGACGAAAGTAGTTCTCAGAAGAGAAGTGTCATTGTCTGTCAGAACAGAATTGAAGCACAAGTGAAAAGTATAAATCAAACACAACATGATTTAAGCCATACTTCTAAACCTTCACCCTCTGTTGCTGTCAAAACTAGCACTAGACCACAAGTAACAAAACCAACTGAAACCCTTCACAACTTATCGCTGACTGAAAGGAGATGGCTGAAAGAAAGCCCTGTGAGCTATACCAAGCTTCATGAAACTTCTGGAACTGTGGAGGATCAGAGCAGAGGTGGTTTAGTGAAAAGGAACACAGTATTGCCTCAAATGCCTTTAGCAGAGAAAGAAATTGCAAGCGATGAACCAGGAAGCAGTGGTCAGCTTTTAAGAGGAAAGGCTGCAGAGATGTCATTAAAAAGGCTGCGTCCACCAGTCCTGTCTCTGCGTGGCACATCAGAATCTACATTTCTGTTGCGAGAGGCTGGAAAAGGAATTGGTCAAGGTGAAGACAGGAATTTGCTGTACTACTCAAAGTTAGGGCTAGTAATCCCATCTAGCGGATCTGGTCCAGAAAACCAAAGTATTGACAGAAGTGGGCCACTTGTAAAAAGTCTCCTTCGAAGGTCACTGTCCATGGACAGCCAGGTTCCTATTTACTCACCTTCTGTTGACCTAAAACCTTCACAGGTGTCATCATCCTCCTCGCCGGGAACTAATGATTCCCAGAAGACATTTAATATTGTATCTCAAAAGTCATCCGTGAAGGAGTCATCAGAGAAGTTAGTCTTAGATGAAAAACCACAGGTAATACACCCACATCGCCTTAGATCTTTCAGTGCCTCTCAGTCAACTGATAGGGAGGTTGCTTCCCCTCTCACAGAGGTGCGAATAAAAACTGAACCTAGCAGTCCACTTTCAGATCCTGCCGAAATAATAAGAGTTACAGTGGGTGATGCTTCAGCATCGACAAATAAAgactttccttttaaaactgaGGATGATCATAAGGAACCAAGTAGACTTCCAGCAAAAAGGAGGTTTCAAGCTGATAGAAGACTACCATTTAAGAAACAGAAGGCAGATGAGCAGGGTTCTCCTGGGTCAGAAGATAACTTTGAGGAAGGCTCAAGCCCTACGCACCTTGATGCTGATTTTCCTGATTCTGATGTCAGTAAAGATGAATACAGTGAGATGGAAGAAGCAAGaccaaataaaaaattcaaatgcaaacactGCCTTAAAATTTTCCGATCAACAGCAGGTCTTCATCGTCATGTTAACATGTATCATAATCCGGAAAAGCCCTATGCTTGTGACATATGCCACAAGAGATTTCACACAAATTTCAAAGTGTGGACGCACTGCCAGACACAACATGGAATTGTGAAGAATCCCTCACCTGCTTCCAGTTCACATGCTGTTTTGGATGAAAAATTCCAAAGAAAACTGATCGAtatagtgagagagagagaaattaaaaaagctCTAATAGTTAAACTAAGACGTGGCAAGCAAGGTTTTCAGGGACAGTCTGCTTCACAAGCACAACAAGTCATCAAAAGGAATTTAAGATCGAGAACCAAAGGAGCCTATATTTGTACCTACTGTGGGAAAGCTTATCGTTTCCTCTCGCAATTTAAACAGCACATAAAAATGCACCCAGGGGAGAAACCAATTGGAGGAAATAAGGGTCCTAAGCAGAAAGATCATGCTCATATTGAAAGTCCAGTAGAAAGCAAAGAGGTTTATCAGTGCCGTCTCTGCAATGCTAAGCTCTCTTCACTTATTGAACAGGGAAATCACGAGCGACTCTGTAGAAATGCTACTATCTGTCCTTACTGCGGCGTTAGATTTTCTTCTCCAGAGCTGAAGCATGAGCATGAAAGCAAGTGTGAATACAAGAAGCTTACTTGTCTTGAGTGTATGCGTACCTTCAAATCATCCTTTAGTATTTGGCGTCATCAAGTTGAAGTTCACAATCAAAACACAATGGCTCCATCAGAGAACTTTTCTTTACCTATCCTGGATCACAATGGAGAAATAACTAGTTCGTCAAGATTGCCTCCTCAGTCAGAGTCCAATAAAATGAACAATTTTGTTACTGCAAAGGAAGATGGTGTATTCAGTGATTCATCAGAACAAATAAATTTTGATTCTGAAGATTCCTCCTGCCTACCTGAAGACTTAAGTGTATCCAAGCAGTTTAAAATTCAGATCAAAGAAGAGCCTGCAGATGATATAGAAGATGAGGTAACTGAAACGAGCAGAGAACCTAAGGAAGTAATCTCCAACAAAGATGCTGGTTTGTGGCCCTGTGAAAAGTGTGGGAAGATTTTCACTGTACGCAAACAGCTGGAGCGTCACCAAGAGCTCTTATGCTCTGTGAAACCATTTATTTGTCATGTGTGTAACAAGGCCTTCCGAACCAATTTCCGTCTGTGGAGTCACTTCCAGTCTCACATGTCACAGGCCGCAGAGGAGTCCACAAATAAAGAGCCTGAGATATGTCCACCAGCTAATTCCCCGTCACCACCACCCTtacctccacccccacccctccccaaaaTCCAGCCTTTGGAGCCTGATAGTCCGACAGGCTTGTCTGAAAGCTCCACTACTACTGAAAAATTATTCGTACCGCAGGAGTCAGATACGCTCTTCTATCATGCTCCACCACTGTCAGCAATCACGTTCAAAAGACAATACATGTGTAAACTCTGTCATAGGACTTTTAAGACAGCTTTTAGTCTTTGGAGCCATGAACAGACACACAATTAG